The Bradyrhizobium sp. WBAH42 genome includes a window with the following:
- a CDS encoding class I SAM-dependent methyltransferase, protein MHYFRESVYRVLDLILTPVVLLFAPLAVLLGRLRDRAPLSRSICDRFQFAIVRHHYYEPIVLAKDLKRDLDLPREIAGLDLNEATQLELVEQFKYRDELLKIPTVQKGPDEFGYHNGSFEPGDAEFLYNMIRHFKPKRIVEVGSGNSTLMARLAIEANGRDSPGYRCEQICIEPFEQPWLESAGVTVLRRKVECCPDSLFEALEENDILFIDSSHIIRPQGDVLHEYLHVLGLLRPNVIVHVHDVFTPHDYPAQWLLRDRWLWNEQYLLEAFLSFNAHFEIIGAVNWLARNHKARLNNACPVLMREPWREPGSFWFRRVDK, encoded by the coding sequence ATGCACTATTTCCGCGAGTCCGTTTACCGAGTACTCGATCTGATTTTGACGCCGGTCGTTCTACTTTTTGCTCCACTTGCAGTCCTCCTTGGTCGCCTCCGTGATCGAGCTCCCTTGTCGAGGTCAATCTGTGACAGATTTCAGTTCGCCATCGTGCGGCATCACTACTATGAGCCGATCGTTCTCGCGAAAGACCTGAAGCGCGACCTAGATCTTCCGCGAGAAATCGCTGGACTGGATCTAAACGAAGCGACACAGCTTGAGCTGGTCGAGCAATTTAAGTACCGCGACGAACTGCTCAAAATTCCAACCGTTCAAAAGGGACCCGACGAATTCGGATACCACAACGGCTCGTTCGAGCCTGGAGACGCCGAATTTCTCTATAACATGATACGTCACTTCAAACCCAAACGGATCGTCGAGGTCGGGAGTGGCAATTCGACCCTCATGGCCCGCCTCGCGATAGAGGCGAACGGGAGGGACAGCCCGGGCTATCGATGCGAGCAGATCTGTATTGAACCGTTTGAGCAACCTTGGCTCGAATCAGCGGGTGTCACGGTCCTGAGAAGAAAGGTCGAGTGCTGCCCAGACAGCCTTTTTGAGGCGCTGGAAGAGAACGACATTCTCTTCATCGACTCCTCACACATCATTCGCCCGCAGGGCGACGTCCTGCACGAATACCTGCACGTACTCGGCCTCCTCCGTCCCAACGTGATCGTGCATGTCCACGACGTCTTCACGCCGCACGATTACCCTGCTCAATGGCTCCTTCGCGATCGCTGGCTATGGAATGAGCAATATCTCCTGGAGGCCTTCCTGAGTTTCAACGCACATTTCGAGATCATTGGCGCAGTTAACTGGCTTGCACGCAATCACAAGGCTAGGCTGAACAACGCATGTCCGGTTCTGATGCGCGAACCGTGGCGGGAGCCAGGATCATTCTGGTTCCGGCGTGTGGATAAATAG